From the genome of Thermaerobacter marianensis DSM 12885:
AGCCGGCTCCGCCGCCGGATGCCTGGTTCATCGTCCAGCGGCTCGAAGACCTGGGTGCCCGGATTGGGGAGGGATCTGGGGCAAGAGATCGACGCCCAGAACCGTGACCACCGAACGGTTCTTCTTGCCGTCGCGGGAACGTGGATCACCTTCGTCGGTGCCATCCTCACGCTCTTCGGTGCCGTTGCCCGGCTTGCGCCGTAATAACCTAGGTTAACCTAAATGAAGCCGGAAGTACAGACCTTCGTCCCGCATGCCGGCGGAGCGGTAGAGCTGGTGGGCTACCTTCCGGTGGTAGCCCGATTCCAGGGTGATGCTCCAGCAGTTCCGCTCCCGGGCCAGCTCGAAGCCCCGCTGCAGCAGCGCCCGGCCGATGCCCAGGCCGCGGGCGGACTCCGTGACGATCAGGTCGGGGATCCACGCCTGGGGCCGCGTGTGGTTCAGGCGGTGGCGGAACTCGAGAGACATGAAGCCGACAACGCGGCCCTCCACCTCGGCCACCAGGGAGGCGGTGTCGGGGCGCCGGATGTGGTGCAGGTAGACCTCCCGGGCCGCGGGCTCGGCCTCCGGCGGCACGGCGGGGCGGCCGAGTTCTTCCAGCAGGCGGGTGACGGCTTCGAAGTCGCCGGGCTCGGCAAAGCGGATGGTGATGTCGGGGCGACCGGTGGTCACGATCGGGGCTCCCTTCCAAACCGTTCGTTGCGTTCGTCTCATTCCTCCTGCGGGCCGGCGCGGCGGGCCGGCCCGCCGGCCCGGCGACCCGTCGATCCGGGGATCCGGCGGCGCGCCGCGCCGGGCGGCTGAAGGTCGGGGGGCCTGGCGGGCCGCCGGGTGCGGCCCGCCCGTCTAGCCGCCGTTCCCCTCGCCCGGTGCGCCGGCCGACCCCAGTGCTTCCCGGTACGCCGCCACCGGGTCCGCCGGCAGGTTCCAGCCGAAGTGTTGCAGCGTGGCGGCCAGGGCGCGGACGAACCGCTCGCCCTTCTCGGGCCGGGCGTTCTCGCCCATATGGCCGGCCCGCCAGACGCGCCCGGCGGCCTCGCCCCAGCTGCCGGCCATGAGGACGCCGTGTTCTTCCCACATGAACCGCCGGATGTCCTGCTCGCGGGGACGCAACTGGTCGGGGATGAGCCAGGCGGTCACGGAGCGGGCGGCCGCCCGCGGCTCGGGGTACAGCTCGAGACCGGCCGCCTCGCCGGCGGCCCGGATGGCCCGCGCCAGCCGCTGGTGCCGCGCCAGCCGCGCGGCCTCGCCCTCGGCCAGGGCGTCCTCGACGGCCGTGTAGAGGGCGTAGACGTCCGAGGTCGACGGGGTGTAGGGGAACTCGCCCTTCTCCAGCCAGAGGTCCTTCCACAGCCGCAGGTTCAGGTAGACCCCGCGGATCGGGGTGCGGCGCCGCGCCATGGCCTCCCAGGCGGCGGGGCTGACGCTGAGGAAGGCCAGGCCGGGCGGGGCGGAGAGGGCCTTCTGCGAGCCGCCCAGGACCACGTCGGCGTGCCAGGCGTCGGCTTCCAGGGGCTCGGCGGCGATGGCCGAGACGCTGTCCATCACCGTCAGGATGCCGTGCTCGTGGAGGACGGGAAGGAGCTGGTCCACGGGGTTCGTCAGGCCGGTGGGCGTCTCGCAGTGGACCAGGGTCGCCAGCTTGAAGGGCCGCTGGTCCCGGAGGAACCGGCGCAGCGCGTCGGGATCCAGGGGCTGGCGGTCGGGGGCCGCGAAGACGGTGACCTCGGCGCCGTAGTCCCGGGCGAAGTCGGCGAACCCGTGGCCGTAAAGGCCGTTGGCCAGCGCGAGGACGCGGTCGCCGGGTTCGACCAGCGAGGCGATGGCGGCCTCGAGACCCAGCAGGCCCTCGCCGGCGAGGATCAGGACGTCGCTCTGGGTATGCAGCAGTTCCTGCAGCCCGGCGCAGGTGGCGCGGTAGAGGGCGGCGAAGTCCGGGTCCAGGTCCGAGTTGGCCACGGGCAGGGCCATGGCCTCCCGGACGCGGGGCGAGACCTCCGTGGGGCCGGGGGTGAACACGAGCCGCTCTTCCAGGCGGCGGGCGAAGGCGAGAAGGTTCGGGTCCATGGTGAGTCCTCCTTGTCTTGGCACCGGCGGGGGCGGGAGAGCTTCAGCGCCCCCGGGCCGGCGGTCCCCATCGAACCCATGTTAGCGCACAAGAAGCGTTGCGAGGGCTGGGGGCCGGGGACGGGGGGTGGCGACTTGCCCGGCCCGTTCCAGGACTTGCCCGGTCAGCTCAGGGACTTGGCCGGTCAGGTCAAGGGGCTGCCCGGTTGCTTCTGCCGTGTAGATTTGTTTGCCGTGTTGATTTGTTCGGCGCAGCGGGAGGAGGTGAGGGGGATGCGGCGCTGGCTGGCGTGTGAGAGCGGGTGGTACTGGCTTTACGCGGCCGCGGGTGCGGCGGTCCTGCTGCTGTTGTCCTGACGTGCTGGCGGGGGGTCTCCCGGGTGCAGCCCTTGCCCTCCACCTCGCCCTGTCGGGGATTCCGGGCCCTCAACCCGTGGCTTCGTCGCGGCTTGGCCTCGCCGACGGGTGCGCCAGACCCGCCGCGATCCGTGCAAAGGCCTCGGCCAGGCTGCCGCCACCCGCATACCGGGCGCGGATCTCGGCGGGCGGCGCCTCGGCGACCAGGCGACCCCGCAGCATCATGCCCAGCCGGTCGCACTGCTCGGCCTCGTCCATGTGATGGGTCGTCACCAGCACGGTCGTGCCGGTGTCGGCGAGGGCGTACATCGTGTCCCAGAAGGATCGCCGCACGCCGGGATCGACGCCGGAGGTCGGTTCGTCCAGGAGGAGCAGGGCCGGCTCGTGCAACACGGCGCAGGCGAAGGCCAGCCGCTGGCGCAGGCCCGCACCGAGGCTGGCGGCCCGGGTCCGGCGGTGATGCGTAAGCCCCGTGCGCTCAAGGAGCTCGTCGACGCGGCGGGCGAACCGCTCGCCCCGGAGTCCGTACACCCGCCCGTAGAAGAGGAGGTTCTCCTCGGCGGTGAGGTCCGGGTAGAGGCTGAACCGCTGGGACATGTACCCGACGCGGGCGCGGACGGCGGCGGCCTGCCGCGCTGGATCGAGGCCCAGCACGCGTGCGCGGCCCGTGGCGGGAACGAGTCCGAGCAGCGCCCGGATCAGGGTGGTCTTGCCGGCACCGTTGGGACCGAGCAGACCGTAGACCGCCCCCGCCGGCACCCGCAGGCTAACGCCGTCGACGGCGACGAAGTCGCCGAAGCGGCAGGTCAGGCCCTCCGTCTCGATGGCGAGGGCGTCCGCCGGCCGAGAGCCGGCGCCGGCTCCAGGGCTGCCTGCCTTGGCGGGAGCCGGACCGTGGACCGTATCCGTCATCGGTGCATCGCCTCCTAGGTCGGGTCGGTGGACCCTGGGGACGAACCGGCGCCGGTCCCGACGGCCGCGGCAGCCGCCGCGGTGGGGCCGACCTGCGAGAGCCAGAGGTAGGCATCTTCCAGCGTCGGCTCGGCCGGGAGGATCGTTGTGCCGGACGGGGCTTCGGGCGTGGGCGCGTCCGGTGCCAGGGCGAAGCGCACGCCTGCACCCACGATGCGGGCGTCGACCACGCCCGGAAGGCGCCGGGCTGCCTTGAGCAGCTGCCGCCGGCGACGGTGCGCGGTCGGGGCGGCCTCATGGCCCGGGGGATGCACGGCCGCGGGCTGCACGTCTGCCGCCGGTTGCAGGATCCCCATCCGGTACGGCACCCGGGCGCGGATCTCGGCCGGGCTCCCCGTGGCCAGGATCCGGCCTGCAGCCAGCAGGGCCACCCTCGGGCACAGTTCGGCCTCGCCGAAGTACGGCGTGGCGACCAGCACTGCCATGCCGTTCCGAGCCAGCTCGCGCAGCAGCTTCCACAGCTCATCCCGAGCCAGCGGGTCGACGCCGGTGGTGGGTTCGTCCAGCAGGGCGACGGCGGGCCGGTGGATCAGGGCACAGGCCAGGCCGAGCTTCTGACGCATGCCGCCGGACAGGTTCCGCGCCAACCGGTGGCGGAACGGGTCCAGGTCGGTCCACGCGAGCAGGCGCTCGGCCTCCCGCGAGAGCGCCTGGGGGTGCATCCCGTAGAGGCGGCCGAAGAAGGTCAGGTTCTGCCACACGGACAAATCGGGGTAGACGCTGCTGCTCCCCGCCAGGTACCCGATGCCGGCGGAGGGCCGTACGACCCGCCCGGCCGTGGGGGTGAGCACCCCGGCGGCGATGCGCAGCAGGGTCGTCTTGCCCGCGCCGTCGGGGCCGATCAGGGCGGTCAGGGTCCCCGCCGGCAAGGCGAGGTCCACGTGGCGCAGGGCCTCGACGGCGCCGAAGCGGTGGCTCACCCCCTTGAGGCGCAACAACGCGTCCACCGCGCATCCCTCCTCCTCGCTTCCCGTCGTCATGTGCGCGGGCCGGTTCGTCCGCATCGGCCAGGCAGCGCTACCCGGGATGGGGCCGGTTCGTCCCGTCTCCCGGTCGGTTGGGTTCGGGGCCGGGTGTTGCAAGGTCCGGTTGGCAACCGAAGCCGGCTCACGCAGCGGTCAGGCGGCGCCGTAGCCGCACCGACGCCAGGGTCACTAGCGCCACGCCGAAGAACGCCAGCGCCAGCGCGTTGGGCCAGAGCACGTCCAGGCCCTGCCCCTTTAAGAAGATGCCGCGGGCGATGGGCACGAAGTAGGTGAAGGGCAGGACCATCGAGATCCACTGGATCACCCTGGGCATGGAGCTGACCGGGAAGATCAGGCCGGAGATCAGGATCTGCGGGAACATCACGAAGAAGGCCAGCTGCATCGCCTGCTGCTGATTCTCCGAGACCGTCGAGACGAGCACGCCGAGGCCGACGGTGCTCAGGAGGAACAGCAGGGTCAGCCCGGTGAACAGCGCCAGGCTGCCCGCCGGCTCGAGGCCGAACAGGGTGATCCCTGCCACGAGGACCAGCACGAAGTCGACGCCGGCCAGGACGATGTAGGGCAGCAGTTTGCCGACCACTAGCTCGAACGGGCGCAGCGGTGTGACCGCCAATTGTTCGAGGGTCCCGTATTCGCGTTCGCGCACGATGCCCAGCGCCACCAGCAAGGTGGTGGCGAGCATCGTCACCATGCCCAGGAGGCCGGGGATCATCACCGGGGCGCTCTTGAGGTCGGGATTGTAGAGGATCTCCACGTCGGGCGCGAGGTTGGGCGGTTCCGGAAGATCGGCCGGGGCTACGTCGAGGGCGTCGACGTCGGGCGCCTGGAGGGTATCGGTCGGCAGGCCCATGGCGGCCAGCCGCTGCCGCAGGGGGGCCAGGCGTTCCTCCCACTGCGCCCTGAGGTTCTCCTCCAGTCGGGACCGCACGTCCTGCTCCACCTCGGCTTGCACGGCGTCCTGGATGGCGGCCTGCAGTTCGTCCTGGACCTCTTCCATGGCGTCCTGCAGCAGCCGGGCGCCGGCCTGGGCGCTGAACAGCTGGGAGCCGTCGAGCAGCGCCTGCATGCGGGCGGTGCTCCCTGGCTCGCCGAAGCCGGGGGGAAGGATCACGGCCATGTCGAGGGCGTCTTGGCGGATCTGCTGGCGGGCATGACGGTCGATCTCGGTCAGGGATGCCCCTTCGGGGAGGGGCAGTGCGACCGGCCGGAACTTCTTGTAGTCTCTGAGGGCCCCCGCCAGGATGCGTCCGGCCTCGGTGCCGCTGCGGTCGACCACGGCGACGCGCAGGTCGGAGACATCGAAGCTGAAGGCATAACCGAAGAGGAGCAGCCAGACCAGCGGGATGACGATGATCATGGCCAGGGTCCGGTGATCGCGACGCAGGTGGATGAATTCCTTGGCCATGACCGAACCGATGCGGCGTCCCACGGCGATCGCGCTCCTTTCACGAGCCGGCCTGCGACGGCCGTCCGGCCGCCTGCTCGGGTGCCACACCACGCCAGAACACGTCGGCAGCCTGCTCCAGCGCCCGCTCCAGGAGGCCGGGGAGGGGTGCGGGAGGCGGTTGGGTGGCCGGACGCGGAGCGCCGTCGGCAGGCTCCGCGCCGTCGTCAAGCTCTGCGCCGTCGTCATGCTCCGCGCTGTGACCCGGATCCGCGCCGTTTGCCTGTGCCTCCCCGTCGCCAGGCGCCATGCCATCCGGAGCGAGCAACAGATGCAACAGCACCTGGGACATCATGAGTCCCAAAAAGAGCCGGGCGGTCATGGCGGGGTCGACGGGACGCAGCCGTCCGCGTTCGACCTGCTCCGCCAAGTACCGGGTGAGGCCGTCGAAGACGGGACCCAGGACGCGTTCGCGCCAGAGGATCCGGAGCCTCGGGTGCCGCAGGCCGTCCGCGAGGAGCAACCGGGCCACGTCCCGGGTGGCATCGGACCGGAAGGCCCGCCCGATCTCGCGAGCCATGCTGCGGAAGAACTGCTCGGGCGGGGCATCGCCCGGGTCGGCCAGGAGCCGTCCCAGCGGCAGGGCGGGCGACTTCGCCTCGGCGACGGCGAGGAAGAGGTCCTCCTTGTTGCGGAAGTACCAGTAGATGAGACCGGGCGCGACCCCCGCCTCTTCCGCGATCTCGCGGTTCGATGCCCCCTTGAACCCCTTGCGGCTGAATACCCGAAAGGCGGCGTCGATGATCTGCTGGCGGCGGTCTGGGTGCGGGCGCTCCACGGTCTGACCCCGTTCCTTGCCCGTTCCTTGATTGATTGATCAATCAAAATGGTAGGGGTTCGTCCGGATGGTGTCAACACCGGATCCATGCCGGCTGTGATTCGCCCCGTGAAACATGTGCTACGGCTGCTCAGAGCCGGACTCCGGTGTTTGTCGGCTGCGGTTCATCCCATTACCTGGCGCTGTACGGTGCCCACCTGGCACAGCAGCTGGCCAAGCGACCTGGGGCGGCGGTGACGGCCTCCGAAGCGTGGCTCGCCCCCGATGTCCATCTTTGGCCCTGGTCGAACCCCTTTGTTGTGGCCATCTCCCGCTCGGGGGCCACCACGGAGGTGGTTCGGGCCGTCCAGGTGGCCCGGCAGCGGGGCATCCCGACCCTGGCCCTGACCACCAATCCCGACGCCCCGCTGGTGCGGGAGTGCGACGCCAGCCTGGTGCTCGATCACGTGACCGAGCGGAGCGTGGTGATGACCCAATCCTTCGCCAACCTGCTGCTGGCGCTGCAGTACCTAGTTGCCCTGGGCGCAGGCACGCCCGCGGCCCACTCGTTTGAATCCCGTCTGCCCGCTGTCACCCAGGCCGTGGCGGACGTCTTTCCCCGGCTGGCGGAGGCGGCCCGCGAGGTGGTTGGTCGGGGGTGGCGGCGGTACGTTTTTCTCGGGACCGGTCCGCTTTACCCCGTGGCTTGCGAAGCGCGCCTGAAGGTCCAGGAAATGACGCAAGGGAAGGCCCATGCGTTTGTGACGCTGGAGTTCCGGCACGGCCCGCTGTCCCTGGTCGACGGCGAAACCTGCGTCACCATCCTCACCACCCCGGCGACGGCGGCGCTCGATCGGGAACTGGCCGGCGAAGTGGCGGCGCTGGGCGCCCAGGTGGTGCTGGTGGGGCCGCAAGTCCGGGCGGGAGGTACGACCCGATCCTCGCCCGTGACGGGGGTGCCGCTGCCCGAGGGGCTTGAGGACGCCCACTATGCAGGGCTCGCCTTGCCGTTTCTTCAAGTTTTGGCCTTGGAACAAACCCTCCTCTTGGGCAAGAACCCGGACACGCCACGGCACCTGAGCCACGTGGTCACCCTGCACGATGACCAGGGTTAAACGGCATCCCCGCGGGTTGAGCGATGGCTCGATCGGTCGGCGGCCCGCCACGGGTGTTCCTCGTTGCGGCCCACCCCAAGGGGGGACGACCCACCCAAAGGGGTGACGAAGCGTGAGTCAAGCGGCGTCACCGGATCGACTGAATTCCGTGCTAGAAATTCTCCGCCAACGCGGGCGCATGCGGACCGCGGAGCTGAACCGGTTGCTGGGTGTAAGCGAGGTCACCGTCCGCCGCTATCTAAGCCGCTTGGAGAACGAGGGCAAGATCCGGCGTTATCACGGCTGGGCCGCCTCGGCGGACGAGCCGACGGTGGAGCGTTCCTTCCGGGAACGGGCACAGCAGGCCCTGGCGGAAAAGGAACGGATCGCGCGCCGCGCGGCCGCCATGGTCCCGGAGGGGGCCACGATCATGTTGACCGGCGGTACGACGACGGCCCGAGTGGTCGAGATGCTTCGCGGCCGGAAGAATTTGACCATCATCACCTCGGCCTTCAACATTGCGGCAGAGGTCGTCAACTGGGAACAATGCCGGTTGATCGTTTCCGGAGGGTTGGTCCCCGAAGGCTCGTACCAGATGATCGGTCCGACCGCGGTCTCCGCCGTGCAATCCCTCACCGCCGACATTGCGTTCATCGGTGCCAGCGGCGTGAGCCCCGAACACGGTGTGACCACCTCCGACGTCTTTGAGGCGGAGGTGGACGCGGCCATGGTGCGTGCGGCCCGTCGCGTGGTGGTGGTGGCCGATCGCCGGAAGCTGGGTCGCACGGCGCTGGCGGTGATCTGCCCGATCCAGGACGTCCACGTGTTGGTGACGGACAGCGGTGCCCCGCAGCCCATTTGTAAAACCCTGGAGGGACTCGGCGTCGAGGTCATTCGCGCCTAGGGATCTCAAGGTGATCTCGAGGTTCAGATCGTCCCCCGTCCCATATTCGTCAGGGGGTCGAGAGCATGCTGGTGGATCCAAGGGAGCTACTTGCCGTCGCCCAGCAGGGAGGCTACGCCATTCCCGCGTTCAACGTCCATGGCCTTGACATGGTGCCGCCGCTGGTCGAAGTGGCCGAGGCCGAGCGAGCGCCTCTCATCCTTCAGGCCACGCGCAGCACCGTGGAGGCCACCGGGTGGGAGCCGCTGGTGGCCGTGGCGCTGGAATGCGCCCGTCGCGCCCGGGTTCCGGTGGCCTTGCACCTGGACCATGCGTCGGATCGGCAGCTGATCTATACCGCCATCCGGCATGGGTTCACCTCGGTGATGGCCGACGGTTCCGCCCTGCCCTTCGACGATAACGTGGCCTTCACGCGTAGCGTGGTCGAAGTAGCCCACTTAGCCGGGATCCCCGTCGAGGGGGAGCTGGGGTACGTGCCCCGGCCAGCGACGGCGATGGCGCAGGATCCCGAGGCGGCCGGCGAAGGCCCGCCGGCCGACCTACTCATCCGCCCCGACGAGGCGGAGGCCTTCGTGGCTGAAACGGGGGTCGACAGCCTGGCCGTGGCCATCGGAACGGTGCACGGCTTTTACCGGGGCACCCCCCGGCTGGACTTCGAACGGCTGGCGGCCATCCGTGCTCGGGTCCATGTCCCGCTTGTCTTGCACGGCGGATCGGGTCTTGCGGACGAGCATCTGGCCAAGGCCATTGTGCTGGGCATGGCCAAGGTCAACGTGGCCACCGAACTCAAGGCGGCGTGGTCCCAGGCGGTGCGTCAGGCGGTAGCCGAGAACGACGACATCGATCCCCGGCACGTTCTGCGTGCCGCCCGTAGGGCGCTGCAAACCGTGGCCGTGGCCTGGCTGCGGCGGTGCGGGGCGGTCGGCCGGGCCACGTGAGATACCGGGTCCGGATCTTGCCTTGGTTGGGCTGCGCCGGTGATGCTTTTCTGGACGGGGCCGGATACGCCCTTTTCAGCACGCTGGGTGAGCGCGGACAAAGCGCGCATGCCCAAGGGAAGGAGCGTCATCAACGACGGTGTCGGTGTTATGGGACATCTTCATTGCCTTCACGCGGGCCAACCTTCTGGGTTACGGCGGCGGCCCGTCGGTCATCCCGTTGATCGAGGCGGAAGTGGTCGATACCTACCACTGGATGACGGCATCGGAGTTCGCCGATACGCTGGCCATCGGAAACGCCCTGCCTGGGCCCATTGCCACCAAGCTGGCTGCCTATATCGGCTACCAGGTGGCCGGCGTGCCGGGGGCCGTGGTGGGGGTGTTGGGGACGGTTCTACCCACCGCCATCCTCATGGTGGTCCTGGCCGTCATGCTCCTTCGCTTCCGCGATGCGCCGTTGATCCAAGGCGCGATCAAAGGGGCCAAGGCCGTGGTGTGGGTCCTGTTCCTCCTGCTGGTGTTCGACTATATGTCGTTCGTCCGGCCCGACCGGTCGGGGTGGGTGGCGACGGCCATCGCCGTGGCCACCTTGACGGCCATTCACATTCAAATGTTTAAGGTTCACCAAGCGGTCGCCATTGCCGCGGGGATCGTACTCGGTGCGTTGTTCTTGCGGTAACGACACCCCCACTCCCGGGTGTCGGTAAGAGGGGGGTGCAGCGGTGACAGCCTTCGATCGACTGGCCTCGCGGGTGTTCGAGCTCTACCAGCGCCGGCAATACCGGCAGGCCCTGGATCTCCTTGACGCGGTGACAGCCTTCGATCGACTGGCCTCGCGGGTGTTCGAGCTCTACCAGCGCCGGCAATACCGGCAGGCCCTGGATCTCCTTGACGCGGTGACAGCCTTCGATCGACTGGCCTCGCGGGTGTTCGAGCTCTACCAGCGCCGGCAATACCGGCAGGCCCTGGATCTCCTTGACAAGGAGGGGGTCGGTCACCCGGAACAGGCCTGGCACATCGGATATTGGCGGGTTTGTTTGCTGACGCGCCTGGGCGACGCGGAGGCCGCGTTGACCCATTTGGAGCAACTGCTCGACCAGGGCCTGTGGATTCCCGTGACATGGTTACGCAACGACCCCGACCTGGCCGGGCTTCGGGGCCATCCCCGCTTCGAGCGGGCGGTCGCGGTGTGCGAACAACGTCAGATCGAAGCGCAACGAATGGTCGTGCCGCGGCGCGTCCTCCTGTTCCCCGAAGGAACCGCTCTACGTCCCGAAGGTACCGCGCTCAACCAGGGCAGCGGGTCCGCCCCGCCGGGCCGGAATTCCGTCCCGGTCCTGATCGCGCTGCACGGCAACGCCGAGAACGCCGCCAGGGCGGCGGACTGCTGGCGCTTCGTGGCCTCCCGGGGATGGGCCCTTCTGGCCCCTCAGTCGACCCAGGTCATGGGTCCGGATGCCTACCACTGGGACGATCTCGACCGAGGTGCACAGGATGTCCTGTACCATTACCGGTCGGTGCTCGACGATGCGGCTGCCCCGGGGGTTTCCCTCGATCCCAAGCGGGTGGTGCTGGCGGGGTTCTCCCGAGGTGCAGCCCTTGCCCTCCACCTCGCCCTGTCGGGGGTTCTACCTGCCCGGGGTGTCATCGCCCTTGCGCCCCACCTGAGGGATTGGAGCTACATGGAAGGCCTTCTGGAGCCAAGCCCTCGCAACCCAGGCCTCCGGGCCTACTTCTGGGCCGGGTCTCGGGACGAACCGGCCGTCCGCATGAGCGAGGACGTGGCCCGGTGGATGGAGGCGGCGGGCCTTACGGTACGGGTCGAGGTCGTCCAGGGGGCCGGGCACTTCTACCCGCCCGACCTCGAGGCGCGCATCGCACCGCTGCTCGCCGCGTGGCGGTGATGCGCTGCGGAAGGGTGCGAGCAGTGGCGGGAAGTGCAAGGACGGGGCGGTGTAAGGACGACCCCGGCCGAGGGGCAATCTAGGGAGGGTCCGAATTCCTCTGAGCCGTCAGCCGCAGGTACGGCGACCGGCCCCGGGTCTCGGGAAGCCGTCGCAAGTTGCAAGGACGCCCCATGACCGGACGACCACCGCACCCAACCCCTCAGGCATCGCCCGCAGCGCCGCGGAGCAGGGGGCGCCGTGCTGCACCGTCGCCCCAGGCGCCGGCGGGGGAGGGGTCGCATTCGGCTGGCGGGACGGCCCCCTCCTCCCCAGCGGACCGCGAGGCGGCGACGGCGGGTGCCGGCTCCGGCACCATTTGGGGTGCGACCCTCCAGGTGGGCGGCGTCCGGCTGCATCTGGGCTTCGTTGCCATCTGCCTCTCGGAGCGCGACTGCTCGCCTGCCGGCTCCATGACGGTGGCGGCCGCGTCGCGCCTCGACCCCGAAGCCCGTCGCTACCGCCTGCGCGAGATCGCCCGCCGCAACCTGGACAACACCCTGCGGATCCTGTTCTTCCTCAAGGCCCACGGCATCCGCCTCTACCGGATCTCGGCCAACCTGATCCCCCTGGCGACGCATCCGCTGACCTCCGGCTGGTCGTGGTGGGACGAACCGGACCTGCGCGCCGTAGGGACCAGGATCGGCCGCACGGCCAGGGAGACGGGCGTCCGCCTGAGCTCGCACTTGCCCGAGGTGTGCGGGGCCGGCAGCGAGAGCCAATTTCGCTGGCTCCAGGCCTACTTGGACTACCACCGCCGCCTGTTCGACCTCCTGGACCTGGACGAACGGGCCAAGATCGTGATCCACGTGGGCGGGCGCGGCGGCCGCGGGCGGGCGGGGCTCCCGGCGCTGGTCGAGACGGCGGCCCGCCACCTGGATCGGCTGGACGAGTGGTCCCGGTCCCGGCTCGTGCTGGAGAACGACGACCGGACGGTGGACCTGGTCACAGCCCTTGACCTGGCCGAGCGGTTCGACCTGCCGGTGGCCTTCGACTGGCACCATCACGTCTGCTGTCCACCGCCCGGCTTTCCCGACCCCCGCAGCGCCGACGGCGTGGCGGCCCTTGAACCCCTGGTGGCCCGCGCCTTCCGCCTGTGGCGCGACCGCCCGCCCAAGATCCACCTTTCGAGCCCGCGGGATGGCAAGAACCCTCGGGCCCATGCCGATTATGTGGACCCAGCCTTCATCGCGCCGCTGCTCGAGGTTCTGGCCCGCCTGGACGTCGGGGAAGTCGATGCGATGGTCGAGGCCAAGAAGAAGGACCTGGCCCTGTTCCGGTTGGTGCAGGATTTCACTGGCGGGCGAAAGGGATGACTGCAATATCATGCGACGAGCACGCGAAGCCTGGCGCGATGGGGACGACGCCTGGGCTGCGTACAACTTGCCTGGCATGGCAGGCTGGCGGAGTGTGACG
Proteins encoded in this window:
- a CDS encoding class II fructose-bisphosphate aldolase, producing the protein MLVDPRELLAVAQQGGYAIPAFNVHGLDMVPPLVEVAEAERAPLILQATRSTVEATGWEPLVAVALECARRARVPVALHLDHASDRQLIYTAIRHGFTSVMADGSALPFDDNVAFTRSVVEVAHLAGIPVEGELGYVPRPATAMAQDPEAAGEGPPADLLIRPDEAEAFVAETGVDSLAVAIGTVHGFYRGTPRLDFERLAAIRARVHVPLVLHGGSGLADEHLAKAIVLGMAKVNVATELKAAWSQAVRQAVAENDDIDPRHVLRAARRALQTVAVAWLRRCGAVGRAT
- a CDS encoding chromate transporter, with translation MSVLWDIFIAFTRANLLGYGGGPSVIPLIEAEVVDTYHWMTASEFADTLAIGNALPGPIATKLAAYIGYQVAGVPGAVVGVLGTVLPTAILMVVLAVMLLRFRDAPLIQGAIKGAKAVVWVLFLLLVFDYMSFVRPDRSGWVATAIAVATLTAIHIQMFKVHQAVAIAAGIVLGALFLR
- a CDS encoding alpha/beta hydrolase, producing the protein MTAFDRLASRVFELYQRRQYRQALDLLDAVTAFDRLASRVFELYQRRQYRQALDLLDAVTAFDRLASRVFELYQRRQYRQALDLLDKEGVGHPEQAWHIGYWRVCLLTRLGDAEAALTHLEQLLDQGLWIPVTWLRNDPDLAGLRGHPRFERAVAVCEQRQIEAQRMVVPRRVLLFPEGTALRPEGTALNQGSGSAPPGRNSVPVLIALHGNAENAARAADCWRFVASRGWALLAPQSTQVMGPDAYHWDDLDRGAQDVLYHYRSVLDDAAAPGVSLDPKRVVLAGFSRGAALALHLALSGVLPARGVIALAPHLRDWSYMEGLLEPSPRNPGLRAYFWAGSRDEPAVRMSEDVARWMEAAGLTVRVEVVQGAGHFYPPDLEARIAPLLAAWR
- the uvsE gene encoding UV DNA damage repair endonuclease UvsE, which gives rise to MGGVRLHLGFVAICLSERDCSPAGSMTVAAASRLDPEARRYRLREIARRNLDNTLRILFFLKAHGIRLYRISANLIPLATHPLTSGWSWWDEPDLRAVGTRIGRTARETGVRLSSHLPEVCGAGSESQFRWLQAYLDYHRRLFDLLDLDERAKIVIHVGGRGGRGRAGLPALVETAARHLDRLDEWSRSRLVLENDDRTVDLVTALDLAERFDLPVAFDWHHHVCCPPPGFPDPRSADGVAALEPLVARAFRLWRDRPPKIHLSSPRDGKNPRAHADYVDPAFIAPLLEVLARLDVGEVDAMVEAKKKDLALFRLVQDFTGGRKG